CTTAAGTGCGGCCAGTGTAACCGATGTGCATTTAGCGACATTTAGTACCGAGTTTGTTGGTCCTGGTCATGCTGGTGGCTTACCACTTTATTTGCAAACGTCACCTGAGTTTGCCATGAAGCGTTTACTTGCTGCAGGCTCTGGGGCTATTTTCCAGCTATGCAAAGCCTTTCGTAATGAAGAGGCGGGTAGTCATCATAATCCTGAATTTACAATGCTTGAGTGGTATCGTCCGGGTTTTGATGAATTTGCCCTTATGGATGAAATGGATGAGCTTATGCAATTAGTGCTTGGCGTAGAAAGCGCAGAGCGACTAACTTATCAACAAGCTTTTATGAACGCCTTAGGTGTTGACCCTTTAACCGCTAATATCAGCACTTTGCAGCAACTAGCAACGGAGCAGGGCTTTGCCGATATTGCTGCGCATGAAACGCACCGAGATACCTTGTTGCAGCTATTATTTTGTATGAAGGTAGAGCCAACGATTGGCCAAAAAAAGCCTTGTTTTGTTTATCATTTTCCAGCTTCGCAAGCGGCTCTTGCCCAAATTTGCCAACATGATGAGCGAGTCGCAGGGCGCTTTGAGTTATATTTCAAGAATATGGAGCTGGCAAACGGCTTTAATGAACTAACAGATGGCAAAGAGCAAGCAGCTCGCTTTAGTGAAGACAATCAATACCGTGAAGCGAATGGTTTAAAGCAAGTGCCAATGGATGAGCGCTTAATCGCAGCGCTAGAGCATGGCTTACCACAATGTGCGGGTGTAGCGCTGGGTATTGATCGACTCATTATGCTGGCAACGAATAAGCAAAAGATTAAAGACGTACTCGCCTTTGATGTTGAAAGGGCTTAACTTATTTGGCTCTAGGCTCTAGGCTCTAGGTGTTTGGGTGCTAGATAAAAAACCTAGCACCCTATTGCTTATAACTCGTAAATAAATGTCACACCGGCAACCATAGGTTCGCCAAGCTGTGTGTATGTATGAGTGGTGTAACCATCTAATGGGTCGTTACCAAACTCAAAACCACGAGTTGGTACGTCTTCGTCAAATAAGTTACGTGCCCATGCATTAATGCTCCAATTATCACCTTCATAACCAAATGAAGCATTCACTAAATTCGTGCTTGGTGCTTTTGAGTTATGGCTATCAGAGAAGTAATAATCGTCTTTACCCTCTAAACCAATCGATGCATAAAGTGCAGGCGTAAAGTTATAACGCGCAGTGAATGCATATTGGTACTTAGGTGCTTGTGCTTGGTCGCGACCATCTTGATCAAGACCTGATTGAGCCACAAAGTCATTGATTTCTGTATGTAGATAACCTGCACTACCTGTTAGTAGTAAATTGTCAGTTGCTTGGAAGCTACCTTCAATTTCTAAACCGTAGTTTTCGCCAGAGCTGGCGTTATCGATATAGCCTGTGAACTTTTGACCTTCAACTTGCCACGATTTTAGCTGCATATCTTCTCGATACATATAAAAGGCGGCTAGACGTAACACAAATTTATCGTCTAGAGAGCTGCCTTTAACACCAAACTCACCGCTCCATAAGTACTCAGGGGCAAATGATGTGTGATTAGCAAAAAAGTCAGCATCGAGGTTTAAGCCTTCGTCTTTTGCTTTTGCTAAAGCTTCAGAGTTAATACCGCCAGCTTTATAGCCACGGGTGATGCTGGTGTAGATCATGGTGCGATCAATGACTTGATATTCAAGCGCAAGCTTACCACCGACCATGACATCATCAGTTTCTTCAATAAAACCGTTATTGTCGGTGTAGTCGCCTTGGTACTGTTCAACGCGCAGACCTGTAATTAAGGTTGTTTTTGGGCCAATAGGTGTAGCTAACTGCCCGTATGCAGCAATATTGCTGGTTTCATAATTTGATGCAAAAGGTTGTGCCAGCCAAGTGTATTGGCGCTCTAAATCGACTTCGCGGCCTTGGTAATAAATACCTGCCACCCAATCGCCCGCTTTGCCATTAAATTGTAGCTCGGCTGCTTGATCTTTTCGGTCGCGTAAATAGGTATCTGTTGAGCTATAACCCCACTCATGTAGGCCTGCAGCACATAGTTCAGGCTGAGCTTCATCGTTACATACCCAATCTTCGTCGAAGCTGTATAGCAGCTCGCTGTCGATCCCTGAAACATTTAGGCTTACATCAAACCAATCGAAGCCGGTGTAAATGTTTGCAAGGCCAACGGCGATACTTTCTTGATTATCCTCACCAGGCTCATCAGCAACGCTATTACGGCTATTATCGAGCGTGAAAGCATCATAACCGTTATTAATATCAATATAATGAACGTTAAGTTCTGTGCGTAAGTGGCTAGTTAATTGGCTGTGCAATTTAAAGCGAGAAACGAGCTCGTCTTGTTGTTGGGTATCTTCACCTAAATAACGGTTTTCTACATAACCATCAGACTCGCGTTGATAAACACTGGCACGTACTGCAGTATCATCAGTAATACCAGTACCTGCTGCAATACCTGCTTCGTAGCTATTGTAGTTGCCCGCACCCAGTTGCACTTTAACGCTTGGATCAAAGGTTGGCGCAGCTGATTCCATTTGAATCATGCCAGCTAAAGCATCAGCACCAAAGCGAGTTCCTTGTGGACCGCGATAGATTTCAACTTGGTCGATATCAAATAATAGCGAACTGCCACCTAAACCAGAGTAGTTAATGCCGTCAATAACTAAGCCAACCGACGGGTTAATAGGATCAACAAATTGCGAGCGTAATCCAACACCACGAATTTGCACGAAACGACCACGAGATGCGCCTGAGGTAAAGTTTACGTTGGCAGCGCTAGCTAGCATCTCATCTAAAAACTTTGCACCACGTTGATTGATTTCATGGTCTGAAAACAAGCTTGCACTGGCACTTAAAGTTTGAATGCTCTCTTTTTGGAAATCACCGGTAACTACAATTGTTTCCAGCTCACCGTCTTCAGCGTAAGCAATCGAAGATGCTGCGAATAAAGGCAGGATGGCAGCAGATAATAATGATAAACGTCGTTTCATGCGGGTTCTTAACTCCATTTTAGGGACTGCTATTCTAGCAACCTAGCTAGCCAAATGGCTATAAATACCAATTCGCAATAATACTTAAGCATTTTTGACGGGTTATACCTAGCATTACCTGCGAGGCTTGCTTGCCCAAAAATAGAACGCTCAATTAAGCGAAATGGTATAAATCAATTTTTATGGTATAAACGCAGGCAATTATACGTAAATTGATTAGGAATACGACTATGACCTTTAGAGTAGACTTTAAAGTGCGTGATTATGAGTGTGATTTACAAGGAATTGTAAATAACAGTGTTTATTTTAATTACTTAGAGCATGCTCGTCATGAGTTTTTACATGCCCAAGGTGTCGACTTTGCAAAGCTAGCAAGAGAAAAAGTAAACCTTGTGGTGCTTCGCAGCGAAATGGATTACAAGGCATCACTTGTGCCTGGTGATGAATTTTATGTTGCTGTTGAGCCTGAGCGAATTAGCCGCTTAAAGTTTGCGTTTAGACAAACGGTATACCGTAAACATGACGATAAAGTAATGCTTCAAGCTTTGGTCATTGGCACATCAGTTAACGAAAAAGGTCGTCCTTTTTTACCAGAAGAAGTCGATAACTTATTCAAATAGTCTGCGTTGTTCTTCGAAAAGCTAACTTAGAACAATTTTTTACAGATAAAACATGTTTTTTTAACGATCAATTGCGTTAAATGTTGTTATTATTACTACATTGAAATTTGAGTCGTAAAAAAATATGAAGTTAGTAGCCTTGCCTCTTCTTTTAGTACTATTTTGCATGGGTTGCTCATCGACCGGTACTGTATCGAGTGAGCAATTAAAATATACACAGTGGCAATTATCAAAAGTGAATGGTTTAGCAATTCCTGTATCCCAAACTGCCTCTATACGGTTTATTGAAGCGATGCAGGTTAATGGCTTCGCTGGTTGTAATAAATTTTTTGGTGAGGGTGCGCTAAACGAAGATATGCTAACAGTCAATAAGTTAGGTATGACACGTAAATCGTGTGGCGAGCAAATTGATGATCTTGAGCAGCAATTACTTTCAACGTTGAAGGAAGGTGCAGCCATTAATTTAAATGGTGAGCAACTAACCTTGCAAGGCGAGCATCACTTTACCTTCATTGCAAAAAACTAAAGTTGCTGAGCTTGCAGCAATTTTTTAACTGACGTACACTCAGGGCGTTTTATAAGAAACGAATTTATACTTGTCGGAGTGCCTTTAACAAGGCTGAGATCGCGAAAGCGGGATCCGTGAACCTGATCAGGCTAACACCTGCGTAGGGAACAAGCTGCCTCAATGGGCGCTTGTGCGCCAAATTTCTGGGGCATAAGCGGCGCAGGCTGCACTAGTAAGCATTAGCTTATTAACAACGATCCAATGGCGTTAGCCACTCTCTATTGCTTTTGCAATATCTGACAAGACAACCCTTAAAGTAATGAGGTAAGTCATGTCAAATACAACAACTAAACCATCTCGCCGCGAAGTGCGTGCGGCAGCATCTGATTATATTTATAACTTAACTGGGCAACCCTTTCCTAATTCTCATAAAGTGTATGTGGAAGGCACACAAGATAATGTGCGAGTAGGGATGCGCGAAATCACCCTTAGCGATACCTTTATCGGTGGCACTGAAGAGAACCCAGTGTTTGAACCTAATGCCCCAATTCGCGTTTACGATACATCAGGCCCTTACACTGACCCTGATTTTAAGCTTGATGTGCGCAAGGGACTTGAGAAATATCGAGAAAAGTGGATTGAGAGTCGCGGCGACACTGAAGTCTTAGACTCAGTCACTTCGCAATTTTCTCAGCAACGTATGGCGGATGAAGGCTTAGATCATATTCGCTTTGAGCACTTGCCAAAAATCCGCCGTGCTAAAGCGGGTAAAAATGTGACGCAAATGCATTATGCGCGACAAGGCATTGTGACTCCAGAAATGGAGTATGTGGCAATTCGCGAAAACATGGGACGCGCTAAAATTCGTGAAGAGTTACTTGCAGCGCAGCATAAAGGCGAATCGTTTGGGGCCAGCATTCCTGATTTCATTACCCCTGAATTTGTGCGTGATGAAATTGCACGTGGCCGTGCGGTGTTACCGAATAATATCAACCACCCGGAAACCGAGCCAATGATCATTGGCCGAAACTTTTTAGTTAAAGTGAACGCGAATATTGGTAACTCATCAGTCACCTCATCAATCGAAGAAGAAGTTGAGAAGATGGTGTGGTCAACGCGTTGGGGCGCCGATACGGTAATGGATTTATCAACAGGCCGCTATATTCATGAAACCCGTGAATGGGTGGTACGTAATTCACCAGTACCAATTGGTACTGTACCTATTTATCAAGCGCTTGAAAAAGTAAACGGTGTTGCCGAAGACCTTACGTGGGAGATTTTCCGCGATACCTTGATTGAACAAGCTGAACAAGGTGTTGATTACTTTACCATTCACGCTGGAGTATTACTTCGTTATGTACCTATGACGGCAAAACGTGTTACCGGTATTGTGTCGCGCGGCGGTTCAATCATGGCCAAATGGTGTTTAGCACACCATAAAGAAAACTTTTTATACACTCACTTTGAAGAGATCTGTGAAATTTTAAAACAGTACGATGTGTGTT
The nucleotide sequence above comes from Pseudoalteromonas shioyasakiensis. Encoded proteins:
- the epmA gene encoding elongation factor P--(R)-beta-lysine ligase, which codes for MSNVLWQPSADIETLRHRAAIIRRIREFFYARDVMEVETPSLSAASVTDVHLATFSTEFVGPGHAGGLPLYLQTSPEFAMKRLLAAGSGAIFQLCKAFRNEEAGSHHNPEFTMLEWYRPGFDEFALMDEMDELMQLVLGVESAERLTYQQAFMNALGVDPLTANISTLQQLATEQGFADIAAHETHRDTLLQLLFCMKVEPTIGQKKPCFVYHFPASQAALAQICQHDERVAGRFELYFKNMELANGFNELTDGKEQAARFSEDNQYREANGLKQVPMDERLIAALEHGLPQCAGVALGIDRLIMLATNKQKIKDVLAFDVERA
- a CDS encoding TonB-dependent receptor; the encoded protein is MKRRLSLLSAAILPLFAASSIAYAEDGELETIVVTGDFQKESIQTLSASASLFSDHEINQRGAKFLDEMLASAANVNFTSGASRGRFVQIRGVGLRSQFVDPINPSVGLVIDGINYSGLGGSSLLFDIDQVEIYRGPQGTRFGADALAGMIQMESAAPTFDPSVKVQLGAGNYNSYEAGIAAGTGITDDTAVRASVYQRESDGYVENRYLGEDTQQQDELVSRFKLHSQLTSHLRTELNVHYIDINNGYDAFTLDNSRNSVADEPGEDNQESIAVGLANIYTGFDWFDVSLNVSGIDSELLYSFDEDWVCNDEAQPELCAAGLHEWGYSSTDTYLRDRKDQAAELQFNGKAGDWVAGIYYQGREVDLERQYTWLAQPFASNYETSNIAAYGQLATPIGPKTTLITGLRVEQYQGDYTDNNGFIEETDDVMVGGKLALEYQVIDRTMIYTSITRGYKAGGINSEALAKAKDEGLNLDADFFANHTSFAPEYLWSGEFGVKGSSLDDKFVLRLAAFYMYREDMQLKSWQVEGQKFTGYIDNASSGENYGLEIEGSFQATDNLLLTGSAGYLHTEINDFVAQSGLDQDGRDQAQAPKYQYAFTARYNFTPALYASIGLEGKDDYYFSDSHNSKAPSTNLVNASFGYEGDNWSINAWARNLFDEDVPTRGFEFGNDPLDGYTTHTYTQLGEPMVAGVTFIYEL
- a CDS encoding acyl-CoA thioesterase, translated to MTFRVDFKVRDYECDLQGIVNNSVYFNYLEHARHEFLHAQGVDFAKLAREKVNLVVLRSEMDYKASLVPGDEFYVAVEPERISRLKFAFRQTVYRKHDDKVMLQALVIGTSVNEKGRPFLPEEVDNLFK
- a CDS encoding META domain-containing protein, coding for MKLVALPLLLVLFCMGCSSTGTVSSEQLKYTQWQLSKVNGLAIPVSQTASIRFIEAMQVNGFAGCNKFFGEGALNEDMLTVNKLGMTRKSCGEQIDDLEQQLLSTLKEGAAINLNGEQLTLQGEHHFTFIAKN
- the thiC gene encoding phosphomethylpyrimidine synthase ThiC is translated as MYNLTGQPFPNSHKVYVEGTQDNVRVGMREITLSDTFIGGTEENPVFEPNAPIRVYDTSGPYTDPDFKLDVRKGLEKYREKWIESRGDTEVLDSVTSQFSQQRMADEGLDHIRFEHLPKIRRAKAGKNVTQMHYARQGIVTPEMEYVAIRENMGRAKIREELLAAQHKGESFGASIPDFITPEFVRDEIARGRAVLPNNINHPETEPMIIGRNFLVKVNANIGNSSVTSSIEEEVEKMVWSTRWGADTVMDLSTGRYIHETREWVVRNSPVPIGTVPIYQALEKVNGVAEDLTWEIFRDTLIEQAEQGVDYFTIHAGVLLRYVPMTAKRVTGIVSRGGSIMAKWCLAHHKENFLYTHFEEICEILKQYDVCFSLGDGLRPGSIADANDEAQFSELRTLGELTKLAWKHDVQVFIEGPGHVPMHMIKENMEEQLKHCEEAPFYTLGPLTTDIAPGYDHFTSGIGAAQIAWYGCAMLCYVTPKEHLGLPNKEDVKEGLITYKIAAHAADLAKGHPGAQERDNALSKARFEFRWHDQFNLGLDPERAREYHDETLPQESGKIAHFCSMCGPKFCSMKITQEVRDYAKDLEARGIDPNNVGDAIEIKMVDVEAEMKAKSDEFKKTGSEIYHKAV